The sequence below is a genomic window from Bosea sp. F3-2.
AGAAAGCGCATGATTTACGCCTCTGTCGTTGCCGGCGCGGCAATCTGCCTTCTGCTTGTGAGCACCAATGGCCTGCCGACGAAGCAGGAGAGTTGTGCCAAAGCGCCGAAGGGGTCTGTCATCGTCCTGCTGGACTGCCCGCCACGACCCGCGACGAGCGATTGAGCCACCACCTCGTCTTCCTCAAACGCGGGAGGAAACCGCCGTCTGCACCGAGCGTTGTGGGAGTGTAGAGGCTGGCCCTGCCTCAACCTTTCGGCTGGGGCGTTTGCAGGAGGGGCTCGCGATGATGCCCACCGCGCTCCACATGGCCATCTTCGCCGTAGGGACGGCAGCTTGGCTCGGCCTGATCCTTTGGGGACTGTGGAAGGTTCTATTCTGACGTGATGGCCACATCAATGGCGCCAGTTGATGTGCTCCGGATGTGAAAAGCCGCCCGAAGGCGGCTGGCTGATTGTAGGAAAAGAGGCCGCTTGAATGAACGTCAGGCGGGCTCAGCCGCGCGCACGTCGACCGGAGCATGGCCCCTGAAATAGAACCGCTCGGCTATTTGATACGATATCCAGGCAAAAAGCCCAGAGCCGATGAAAGCGACAGCGGCCAGATAAGCCGCGTTCACGACCGGCCCCAGACGATAGATGTACAGCACCCACCATTCCTTGAAGACGAGGCTGATAGCGACCGAATGGAGCAAATAGAACGAGTAGGAGATGCGACCCAATTGAGAGAAGGGCTTCCAGGCCAAGGCCCGAGCCATCTCGCTTTGCCCATCAATCGCCTTGCAAAGAATCACCGATCCGCACCCAGCGAAGGCCCAAACGAACTGCGATGTCGTCAACAAGCCGACTGTGAATAGGCTCGTGATGAGCAGATAGAGGGCGATCACCGAATAGTCAGGGAAAGCCTCGGCGACAGCTTTAACGGCCGTCTGGCTAAGGGTTGCGACCGCCGCCCCAGCAAACAGGAACAGGAAGAATTCGGCATAGAACCCGACGATCATAGGCAGGTAGGCCGCCGCCAAACCTGCAAAGATGATTGGCGGAAGGACGGGTATGCCGGCCCTCCGCGCCGCCATGATGACCGGCGGGAAAACGAGATAGAACGCCATCTCGTAGAAGAGAGACCAGGTGACGTTGTTAAAAACGATACCGGGGACGGCCAGCGACGGCACCCCGTTGAGGAAGAAAAGATTCATACCCACCATTCCCCAGGTCGGCGGTGGGATAAGAAGAAACGGCCCTAAGGCGGCACAAACTGCCAGCGCTAGCAAGAATGCCGGGTAGACCCGTACCAATCGCTTGCCGACAAACGCGATGTACCGGAAGGGCGACTTGAGCGCGATGCGGCAAATGAGAAAGCCGCTGAGCATGAAGAAGATATAAACACCGTGGTGAGAATGAAAAAGCCAGTAAAGTAAACGATCTAGCGGCTCATTCCATTCGCCAAAGCGGACAACATTCGGGTTTCCTCCCCGGAAGGTCGCCATATACGTTCCGCAAAAGTGGACCAAGAAGGTAAGAATTACCGCAACGCCTCTCAGGCCGTCGAGGCTACGATTACGACTTAACATTTGTTTGCATCTTGCCCCCTGCCCTTTCTGGGCGGCGGCAAAATAGTGGTCCTCAATCCCGAAGTAAATTGGCGAAAGCCGCGTCGATCTCGGTCGTGGCCGTGCCTCGCCAGTGTCGATGGCCATATTCATCTCGCCTCGTTTCAGGAAGGCCTGATTGATGTGCGCCTGAACGGTGTCGCCAACGCCGATCGTCGCTCCGATCCGAGGCAAATCGATATCGTCCAGGCGCCTCAGAGCGTCCTTGAAGGTCACCATTTCAATGCTCCGATGGGATGAGGCGGTAGTCGCTGTGGGAGCGCTATGCCAACCGTTGAAACGTCTTCTGCAGAGCGATAGAGAGGCCGCTTAGGCAGCTATCGTCCCCCACCTTGAGAACCGGCAGTAGGCAGGCGCATGCGTACTCTTATCAAATCGATCCCGCCTATCGCGCGGCTTATCGAGCATCGCGAATTGCTCGTCAGTCAGCTTTCTGAGACCAAAAATCATGTTGAGGCTCTGACACAGCAGTTCAAAGGCGAACTGTCTGCATCGCAGCATCAGGTGCAAGTCGCACATAGGGAGATCAAAGATTTACAGAAACAGGTTGCGGAAGCAGTTTTAGCTCGGGCTGAATTGATCGAGGTTGCGGCGCATACTGGCGATCAACTGAGAGCCCAGTTGCCACTTCTGCAAGCGCAGATGACGGCAATTGGCAGCGGGCAGACCGAGGGGTTTCGTTCGCTGCGGGATCGTCTGGCGCGAAACGCCGATGGCGGCAGCAGCTCTGTCGGGCGCGACATGTACCTTGACCTGCTGGAGGCTGCGCTGACCGGCACGCTTTTTGCCGATGAGTCTGAGGCGCCTTGGGCGAAGGATGTCTATGACCCGAGCCGGCGTTCGATCGGCCGCGACTGGCCGCGCACCGCGCAAACCATGATCGGTACCGCGCGCATGCGGAACCTGCGCAACCTGACTGAACGCGCAATCGCGGATCAGATCCCCGGCGACTTCATCGAGACCGGCGTTTGGCGTGGGGGCGCCTGCATCTACGCCAAGGGCATCTTCAAGGCTCATGGTGACGAGACCCGCCGGGTTTTCGTTGCTGACAGTTTCCGAGGCCTGCCGCCGCCGGATGAAGCCGCGTATCCAGCCGATAAGGGCGATCAGCACTACACCGTCGCGGAGCTCGCGATCTCGCGCGATGATGTGGCGGAAAACTTCCGCCGCTACAGCCTGCTGGACGATCGGGTCGTCTTCCTGGAGGGTTGGTTCAAGGACACGCTTCCGACTGCCCCCGTCGATAAGCTGGCCGTGCTGCGGCTCGATGGCGACATGTACGAAAGCACGATGGACGCTCTCAACGCGCTATATCACAAGGTCTCGCCGGGCGGTTTCGTGATCGTCGATGACTATGTGCTCCCGGCTTGCGCCAAGGCCATCCACGACTTCCGCGATCAGCACGGGATCACGGCTGTCATGGAGCCTGTCGACGATGCCGCAGTCTGGTGGCAAGTTCCTGCCTGATTGGGGGGCACGGGTGTTGAGGCGAGCATTGGGCGGGCTTTGGGCCGGCAGTGTTTTGACCATGCCGTCGCCAGCCTTGCCGCTGGGGACATACCAGCGGCGGAGGCGGCCATCGCCAAGACCTTCCGCCGCCTGCGAGAGAAGCCCGATTTCGAAATTCAGTTCAATTCAGGCGAAATTCGCGCGCGCGGTGGCCATGTTGCACAGGCAGAGTGGCACTTGGGCGAAGGCTCTGAAGCTCTTCCCGTGGGCTGATATTCTGGGCCGCTCAGCCGCCGAACAGCGCGTCGATCTCGGCTGTCGTCGTGATCTCGCCAGCCTCGATTTGCTCCGCGATATCCGCCTCAAGGCCGAAGGAAGCCTGGACATGCTGGGCGACTGATACAGCGACTGCGGACATTTGCGCCGCCGTTAGCGCGACGAAGCCAGTCGGCGTCTTGAACCGGATCGTTGTGTCCGGCTGCGCCTGCACCAAGGCGAATGCACCGGATATCATCGCTTGGCTTTCGCGGTCCGTTGCGATCGGTGAGCCCGCAACTTCGATGCCGCCGGTTTCCTTGGTGAAGCGAGTCGACGCCGCGTAGGAGATCAGCTCGGCGGCGCAGGCGGCGCGGGCGCCGTGAACTTGCCATTGGAATAGGACCACCCGGCCTCAGCCGCGGCATTCGCCGGGACGATGGAGGCAGAGATGTCCGGATGAAACACAGCCGACGGCTCGAGGCCGTCAAGCTCGATGATCTCGGCCACGCGGCTGTCAGCGATGCGGGCATAGCGCGCCATGATGGACCTCAGAATTCGAGAATGACCTGGCCGCCAGCACCCTGACCACCCGATCCGGAAAGCGCGCCGCCAGATGCGCCGCCGCCAGGGAACATGCCCCGT
It includes:
- a CDS encoding acyltransferase — protein: MVTFKDALRRLDDIDLPRIGATIGVGDTVQAHINQAFLKRGEMNMAIDTGEARPRPRSTRLSPIYFGIEDHYFAAAQKGQGARCKQMLSRNRSLDGLRGVAVILTFLVHFCGTYMATFRGGNPNVVRFGEWNEPLDRLLYWLFHSHHGVYIFFMLSGFLICRIALKSPFRYIAFVGKRLVRVYPAFLLALAVCAALGPFLLIPPPTWGMVGMNLFFLNGVPSLAVPGIVFNNVTWSLFYEMAFYLVFPPVIMAARRAGIPVLPPIIFAGLAAAYLPMIVGFYAEFFLFLFAGAAVATLSQTAVKAVAEAFPDYSVIALYLLITSLFTVGLLTTSQFVWAFAGCGSVILCKAIDGQSEMARALAWKPFSQLGRISYSFYLLHSVAISLVFKEWWVLYIYRLGPVVNAAYLAAVAFIGSGLFAWISYQIAERFYFRGHAPVDVRAAEPA
- a CDS encoding TylF/MycF/NovP-related O-methyltransferase; protein product: MRTLIKSIPPIARLIEHRELLVSQLSETKNHVEALTQQFKGELSASQHQVQVAHREIKDLQKQVAEAVLARAELIEVAAHTGDQLRAQLPLLQAQMTAIGSGQTEGFRSLRDRLARNADGGSSSVGRDMYLDLLEAALTGTLFADESEAPWAKDVYDPSRRSIGRDWPRTAQTMIGTARMRNLRNLTERAIADQIPGDFIETGVWRGGACIYAKGIFKAHGDETRRVFVADSFRGLPPPDEAAYPADKGDQHYTVAELAISRDDVAENFRRYSLLDDRVVFLEGWFKDTLPTAPVDKLAVLRLDGDMYESTMDALNALYHKVSPGGFVIVDDYVLPACAKAIHDFRDQHGITAVMEPVDDAAVWWQVPA
- a CDS encoding DUF4376 domain-containing protein codes for the protein MVLFQWQVHGARAACAAELISYAASTRFTKETGGIEVAGSPIATDRESQAMISGAFALVQAQPDTTIRFKTPTGFVALTAAQMSAVAVSVAQHVQASFGLEADIAEQIEAGEITTTAEIDALFGG